A single region of the Ptychodera flava strain L36383 chromosome 9, AS_Pfla_20210202, whole genome shotgun sequence genome encodes:
- the LOC139140671 gene encoding solute carrier family 35 member G1-like translates to MGDVSSRRNGGISEPTESDSILNNGNENSRPSNHQESGNVEDERPRGCWGAIAGAFYALLGGLSLGAADIFVVIGVEGGMSPFQQLLVKSIVTVIFVVPLMMYHSVNILKVKRKDIILNILKGTFEAGNTLCFNYSLVLIGVGDATAIAVGSIPIMTSLLACLFLSEKCKAIDVIITIINVTGILLVCRPEFIFGTTAKHEEYDSLGYALALAAAVLLSLGALFTKMMSDGTSLLLILLFNGICGIVVTAPTVYFFRTMSLLAAFQSNPKNIGFLTGMVACFLLYVYAFNRALQLETAAKVTLLFNMQVVTGFIADTFLFGKTPTYLELLGAALILFSSLLAFLAAYRANRHKSKDVEKN, encoded by the coding sequence ATGGGTGACGTTTCAAGTAGAAGAAATGGCGGCATTTCTGAACCAACTGAAAGCGATTCCATCCTTAATAATGGAAATGAGAACAGTCGGCCTTCTAATCACCAAGAGAGCGGAAATGTTGAGGACGAGAGACCGCGAGGTTGCTGGGGTGCCATTGCTGGCGCCTTTTACGCGCTGCTGGGCGGGTTGTCCCTTGGTGCAGCTGATATCTTTGTGGTTATTGGCGTTGAAGGTGGAATGTCCCCATTTCAGCAACTACTGGTGAAATCTATAGTCACAgtaatatttgttgttcctctgATGATGTATCATTCCGTCAATATATTGAAAGTCAAGAGAAAGGACATCATCTTAAACATACTGAAAGGCACCTTCGAAGCCGGTAACACTTTATGTTTCAACTACTCGCTGGTCTTAATAGGTGTCGGCGACGCGACCGCCATTGCCGTAGGGTCTATACCCATCATGACATCGTTGTTGGCCTGTCTCTTTCTCTCCGAGAAGTGTAAAGCTATCGATGTGATCATAACAATCATAAATGTGACCGGAATTCTGCTGGTATGCCGTCCAGAGTTCATCTTCGGAACAACAGCCAAACACGAGGAGTATGACTCCCTGGGCTACGCACTGGCATTGGCTGCGGCAGTACTGCTCTCACTGGGTGCTCTCTTCACTAAAATGATGAGCGACGGTACTTCACTTCTCTTGATATTACTTTTTAACGGAATATGCGGCATTGTGGTTACAGCCCCGACAGTCTATTTCTTCAGAACAATGTCCCTTCTTGCAGCATTTCAAAGTAATCCCAAAAATATCGGGTTTTTGACAGGCATGGTTGCATGCTTTCTGCTTTACGTTTATGCTTTCAATAGGGCTCTTCAACTTGAGACGGCCGCCAAAGTCACTCTGCTCTTCAACATGCAGGTTGTTACCGGGTTTATAGCTGATACATTTCTATTCGGCAAAACACCTACCTATTTGGAATTACTTGGAGCTGCCCTTATTCTTTTCAGTTCGCTGCTAGCTTTCTTGGCAGCATACAGGGCAAACCGACACAAGAgtaaagatgttgaaaagaactAG
- the LOC139139659 gene encoding solute carrier family 35 member G1-like, whose amino-acid sequence MGDVASRRNGDTSEPTENDVILNGNENFRPSHHQESGNVEKERPRGCWGAIAGAFYALLGGLSLGSVDVFVVYCNEGGIFPIQQLFVRSIVMVIILVPLMMYQSVNVLELKRKDIILNILKGTLEAANTLCFNYSLVYIGIGDATTIAVGCIPIMTTLLACLCLSEKCKVTDMIITIINLTGIVLVSRPEFVFGKEASHKEYDSLGYLLAFAAAVTLSLGALSTKMNTMQDPRYMNIPH is encoded by the coding sequence ATGGGTGACGTTGCTAGTAGGAGAAATGGCGATACTTCTGAACCCACCGAAAACGATGTCATCCTTAATGGAAATGAGAACTTTCGGCCTTCGCATCACCAAGAGAGCGGAAACGTTGAGAAGGAGAGACCGCGAGGTTGCTGGGGTGCCATTGCTGGTGCCTTTTACGCGCTCCTCGGTGGCTTGTCCCTCGGCTCAGTTGATGTCTTTGTGGTGTACTGTAATGAAGGAGGAATATTTCCCATTCAGCAACTATTCGTGAGATCGATTGTCATGGTAATAATACTTGTTCCTCTGATGATGTATCAGTCGGTTAACGTACTggaattgaaaagaaaagacaTTATCTTGAATATACTGAAAGGCACCTTGGAAGCTGCTAACACTCTATGTTTCAACTACTCGCTAGTCTACATAGGTATCGGCGACGCGACAACCATCGCCGTTGGGTGCATACCCATCATGACAACGTTGTTggcctgtctctgtctctccgaGAAGTGTAAAGTGACGGACATGATTATAACCATCATCAATCTGACCGGAATTGTGCTCGTTTCCCGTCCAGAGTTCGTCTTCGGAAAAGAAGCCTCGCATAAGGAGTACGACTCGCTGGGCTACTTGCTAGCATTTGCTGCGGCAGTGACGCTGTCACTGGGTGCACTCTCCACCAAAATgaatacaatgcaagatccgaggtacatgaatattccacattga